The following are from one region of the Zonotrichia albicollis isolate bZonAlb1 chromosome 15, bZonAlb1.hap1, whole genome shotgun sequence genome:
- the PPP2R2B gene encoding serine/threonine-protein phosphatase 2A 55 kDa regulatory subunit B beta isoform isoform X2, with product MEEDAETRKISSSFLRDHSYATEADIISTVEFNHTGELLATGDKGGRVVIFQREQESKNQPHRRGEYNVYSTFQSHEPEFDYLKSLEIEEKINKIRWLPQQNAAYFLLSTNDKTVKLWKVSERDKRPEGYNLKDEDGRLRDPSMITVLRVPVLRPMDLMVEATPRRVFANAHTYHINSISVNSDYETYMSADDLRINLWNFEITNQSFNIVDIKPANMEELTEVITAAEFHPHHCNTFVYSSSKGTIRLCDMRTAALCDRHAKFFEEPEDPSNRSFFSEIISSISDVKFSHSGRYIMTRDYLTVKVWDLNMENRPIETYQVHDYLRSKLCSLYENDCIFDKFECVWNGSDSVIMTGSYNNFFRMFDRNTKRDVTLEASRENSKPRAILKPRKVCVGGKRRKDEISVDSLDFSKKILHTAWHPSENIIAVAATNNLYIFQDKVN from the exons CTGACATCATCTCCACAGTCGAGTTCAACCAcactggggagctgctggccacAGGGGACAAGGGCGGCCGCGTTGTGATATTCCAGCGTGAGCAGGAG agcaagAACCAGCCCCACCGCAGGGGAGAGTACAATGTCTACAGCACCTTCCAGAGCCACGAGCCCGAGTTCGATTACCTGAAGAGCCTGGAGATCGAGGAGAAGATCAACAAGATCCGATGGCTGCCGCAGCAGAACGCGGCCTATTTCCTGCTCTCCACCAACG aTAAGACTGTGAAGCTATGGAAGGTCAGCGAGCGGGACAAGAGGCCGGAGGGATACAACCTCAAGGACGAGGATGGCCGACTGCGAGACCCCTCCATGATCACCGTGCTGCGG GTGCCCGTGCTGCGGCCCATGGACCTGATGGTGGAGGCCACTCCGCGCAGGGTGTTTGCCAACGCGCACACCTACCACATCAACTCCATCTCCGTCAACAGCGACTACGAGACATACATGTCAGCGGATGACCTGAGGATAAACCTGTGGAACTTTGAAATCACAAATCAAAGTTTTA acatcgtggacaTCAAGCCGGCCAACATGGAGGAGCTGACGGAGGTGATCACGGCGGCCGAGTTCCACCCGCACCACTGCAACACCTTCGtgtacagcagcagcaagggcaCCATCCGCCTGTGCGACATGCGCACCGCGGCGCTCTGCGACCGCCACGCCAAGT TTTTTGAAGAGCCCGAGGACCCAAGTAACCGGTCGTTTTTTTCTGAGATCATCTCCTCAATCTCTGATGTCAAATTCAGCCACAGTGGAAGGTACATCATGACCCGGGACTACCTCACTGTCAAGGTGTGGGACCTGAACATGGAGAACCGGCCCATTGAGACCTACCAG GTCCACGACTACCTGCGGAGCAAGCTGTGCTCGCTCTACGAGAACGACTGCATCTTCGACAAGTTTGAGTGCGTCTGGAACGGCTCTGACAG TGTCATCATGACCGGCTCCTACAACAACTTCTTCCGCATGTTCGACCGCAACACCAAGCGCGACGTGACGCTGGAGGCGTCGCGGGAGAACAGCAAACCCCGTGCCATCCTCAAGCCCCGCAAGGTCTGCGTGGGTGGGAAGCGCAGGAAAGACGAGATCAGTGTGGACAGTCTGGACTTTAGCAAAAAGATCCTGCACACAGCTTGGCACCCCTCCGAGAACATCATCGCTGTGGCAGCCACGAACAACCTGTACATATTCCAGGACAAGGTTAACTAG
- the PPP2R2B gene encoding serine/threonine-protein phosphatase 2A 55 kDa regulatory subunit B beta isoform isoform X1: MTPGFGSLMQDVLWCFSQVKGAIDAGVTESDIISTVEFNHTGELLATGDKGGRVVIFQREQESKNQPHRRGEYNVYSTFQSHEPEFDYLKSLEIEEKINKIRWLPQQNAAYFLLSTNDKTVKLWKVSERDKRPEGYNLKDEDGRLRDPSMITVLRVPVLRPMDLMVEATPRRVFANAHTYHINSISVNSDYETYMSADDLRINLWNFEITNQSFNIVDIKPANMEELTEVITAAEFHPHHCNTFVYSSSKGTIRLCDMRTAALCDRHAKFFEEPEDPSNRSFFSEIISSISDVKFSHSGRYIMTRDYLTVKVWDLNMENRPIETYQVHDYLRSKLCSLYENDCIFDKFECVWNGSDSVIMTGSYNNFFRMFDRNTKRDVTLEASRENSKPRAILKPRKVCVGGKRRKDEISVDSLDFSKKILHTAWHPSENIIAVAATNNLYIFQDKVN; the protein is encoded by the exons CTGACATCATCTCCACAGTCGAGTTCAACCAcactggggagctgctggccacAGGGGACAAGGGCGGCCGCGTTGTGATATTCCAGCGTGAGCAGGAG agcaagAACCAGCCCCACCGCAGGGGAGAGTACAATGTCTACAGCACCTTCCAGAGCCACGAGCCCGAGTTCGATTACCTGAAGAGCCTGGAGATCGAGGAGAAGATCAACAAGATCCGATGGCTGCCGCAGCAGAACGCGGCCTATTTCCTGCTCTCCACCAACG aTAAGACTGTGAAGCTATGGAAGGTCAGCGAGCGGGACAAGAGGCCGGAGGGATACAACCTCAAGGACGAGGATGGCCGACTGCGAGACCCCTCCATGATCACCGTGCTGCGG GTGCCCGTGCTGCGGCCCATGGACCTGATGGTGGAGGCCACTCCGCGCAGGGTGTTTGCCAACGCGCACACCTACCACATCAACTCCATCTCCGTCAACAGCGACTACGAGACATACATGTCAGCGGATGACCTGAGGATAAACCTGTGGAACTTTGAAATCACAAATCAAAGTTTTA acatcgtggacaTCAAGCCGGCCAACATGGAGGAGCTGACGGAGGTGATCACGGCGGCCGAGTTCCACCCGCACCACTGCAACACCTTCGtgtacagcagcagcaagggcaCCATCCGCCTGTGCGACATGCGCACCGCGGCGCTCTGCGACCGCCACGCCAAGT TTTTTGAAGAGCCCGAGGACCCAAGTAACCGGTCGTTTTTTTCTGAGATCATCTCCTCAATCTCTGATGTCAAATTCAGCCACAGTGGAAGGTACATCATGACCCGGGACTACCTCACTGTCAAGGTGTGGGACCTGAACATGGAGAACCGGCCCATTGAGACCTACCAG GTCCACGACTACCTGCGGAGCAAGCTGTGCTCGCTCTACGAGAACGACTGCATCTTCGACAAGTTTGAGTGCGTCTGGAACGGCTCTGACAG TGTCATCATGACCGGCTCCTACAACAACTTCTTCCGCATGTTCGACCGCAACACCAAGCGCGACGTGACGCTGGAGGCGTCGCGGGAGAACAGCAAACCCCGTGCCATCCTCAAGCCCCGCAAGGTCTGCGTGGGTGGGAAGCGCAGGAAAGACGAGATCAGTGTGGACAGTCTGGACTTTAGCAAAAAGATCCTGCACACAGCTTGGCACCCCTCCGAGAACATCATCGCTGTGGCAGCCACGAACAACCTGTACATATTCCAGGACAAGGTTAACTAG